The following proteins are encoded in a genomic region of Choloepus didactylus isolate mChoDid1 chromosome Y, mChoDid1.pri, whole genome shotgun sequence:
- the LOC119524297 gene encoding protein diaphanous homolog 2-like, which produces MQFINALVTLPYELDFRIHLRNEFLRSGLKTMLPDLKDKENDELDIQLKVFDENKEDDLTELSHRLNDIRAEMEYPFEKPQT; this is translated from the exons ATGCAGTTTATAAATGCCCTTGTCACTTTGCCTTATGAGCTTGATTTTCGAATACATTTAAGGAATGAATTTCTCCGTTCTGGACTAAAAACAATGTTACCA gatctaaaagataaagagaatgatGAGCTTGATATTCAGTTGAAAGTATTTGATGAGAACAAAGAGGACGACTTAACTGAATTATCACACCGCCTCAATGACATTCGAGCAGAAATGGAATATCCTTTTGAGAAACCACAAACATAA